The sequence GCTGCAGTTGAAGTCTGTTGGTTATTTGCTTACTTCATCAGTATGGAAGCCATTTAAAGGAGAGTTTGGTTTTTTTCCTTTCATTATGGGAACCCTGTGGGTAACCGGTATCGCTGTCATCGTCGCATTACCCCTTTGCCTGCTGAGTGGAATTTATATTTCAGAATATGCGCATCATCGCGTTCGAAAGATCATCGTACCTTTTGTTGATCTGCTTTCCGGAATTCCTCCCGTGGTTTTCGGGGTTTGGGGCGTATTATTCATTGTTCCGCTGATACAGGATCATATCGCGCCTCATTTTGTCGAATTCTCTACAGGGTATAGTGTGCTTGCCGGCGGCATAGTTCTGGCAATCATGATATTTCCTTTGATAATAAGTATCCTGCTTGAAGTGTTTGGAACTATTCCACGCGGGCTGAAGGATGCCTCATTGGCCATTGGCGCGACTCAATGGCAGACTGTGAAATTTGTA is a genomic window of Bacteroidota bacterium containing:
- the pstC gene encoding phosphate ABC transporter permease subunit PstC, whose product is MLVLTVLSVLLAVFIGLGLYVRSIPLLQLKSVGYLLTSSVWKPFKGEFGFFPFIMGTLWVTGIAVIVALPLCLLSGIYISEYAHHRVRKIIVPFVDLLSGIPPVVFGVWGVLFIVPLIQDHIAPHFVEFSTGYSVLAGGIVLAIMIFPLIISILLEVFGTIPRGLKDASLAIGATQWQTVKFVMLRRSLPGIIAATVLAVSRAFGETIAVLMVCGNMPEVPHSVFDSGYPLPALIANNYGEMLSIPLYDSALLFSALILFVIIFLFNAVSRIVLARIEKRMN